The Nicotiana tabacum cultivar K326 chromosome 1, ASM71507v2, whole genome shotgun sequence genome segment atgagtctattgatagtactaatatagtgtatcttgttgcctctttgagccgagggtctcctggaaacagcctctctgcccctcggggtagaggtaaggtctgcgtacatattaccctccccagaccccacttgtgggattacactgggttgttgttgttgttgttgttgttggaactCCAGGAAAACTCGCGGGTCATCACAACCTTTGCCAAAACCTCTGTCCTTCGGGTGAACACTCTGTGCGCACTGGGTAAACCCTTCCACCGTGTAAATAGCCTGCAAACCACACAGAGAATGTAAACTGCACCATGCAAGCTCCGTGCGACAGGCTCGACGATCCAAAAGGCATTAAGGGGGATCGATCCCATGTCATCTGCTCTCCAAACCAACTGGGCTACATTTACTTAAGTAAATGATAATTTTCCTCTCCTAATCCAACGATTTTGTGACAAATAATTACTTATAACAGTGTGACCAAAGAATCTTGACTTTACTTGATCTTTATTCTTGCATCATCCCTATAATATGAATGATTAAAGCCTATTGTTTAGATCCACTAGTAATTACAGTATTTTACCTATGCGTTAGCGAAAGGCAGGTTCAACAAATAGAAACAAGTCCTAAATGTCAAAAACTTGATCAATATACACGGCTAATTATATTAAACCAAGAAATATCACGTTGAAACATCACTTTCCTAACTCCAAATTAAATGCATGgtactttaattttaatttattttatcaaacacatgcTTAGAACTCTATATAAAGAGACTAAGAGTAACCAGTCCTTCCCACTACTCAAAAAATAAAGagctaatttaatttaatttaatttctcTCTGAAATTTTGTCTAGTTACGATCAATGGCCTCTAAATTATTATTTGCATTTATCTGCATTCTTCTTCTCTCCATTTCTGCTCAGAGCTACACCCGTCGTGTTCGCGCTCCTTGCAAAGAAATGGTGTTTTACTTTCATGACATTGTTTACAATggtgaaaattataaaaatgcgaCTTCAACCATAATTGGCGCACCAGAATGGGGCAATAGGACCATAATGGCAAGTCCTAACAATTTTGGGGACTTGATTGTATTTGATGATCCAATTACACTCGACAACAATTTACACTCAACCCCAGTTGGAAGGGCACAAGGCATGTATTTTTACGATCAAATGGACACTTTTAGTTCTTGGCTTGGTTTCTCTTTTGTGTTTAATAATACAGATTATAAAGGAAGCTTGAATTTTGCTGGCCATGACCCTTTGATGAACAAAACTAGGGACATTTCAATAATTGGTGGAACTGGTGATTTTTTCATGGCTAGAGGAATAGCCACTTTGAGCACTGATGCATTTGAAGGAAGTGTTTATTTTCGACTTCGCGTCCACATTAAGTTGTACGAGTGTTGGAAATTACTCTAGTTCCGCGTTTTGTTTTCTTGATCATTTGCATTTATGTGCTTGTTGAAAAGATGTATAACCTCAATTTGAGGGTCAAGAACTGTTTCTTGACTtcaatttcctttttattttcatgAGTTGCATATATATGTGTGGTCATTGATTGTACTGTTTCAGCCTTCTGTTTCTGTACGGAGGTTTCGATTTAAAATAAGCTTTCAGACTTTACAATATATGTCACGTACGGTAGCAAAATAATCTGTCATTTGTTTTGTTAAAAACTGTTTCAAACTAATTCCCAGCAACTCTAGATACAATTGCTTCAATAATGACCTCGTCGCCCATCCAAGCAGAAATCTTGCCCTGCTAAAAGGATTGGAATTTGCTTTCACaaaaaatcgaatttcgatcGTAGTGAAAACAAACTGACAGGTATTACTGAACCTTTTAAACGACAAATCCCACagcaaagctaatgctaattttctCCATGATTGCAGGTTCCTACTCGACGTACAGGGCCAGCCGGATGTTAGGCATGTCTACCGAGAAGGAAATCAATTGGTGCACACACTAGCACAGTATGGGAGCCACTGTAACTTGCATGAACCACCTTTATTAGCTTTCTCTACTTTCTGCAAAGGCTTACTTGGGACTATTTTGTTAAGATCATTCTGGCACTGTAATAACTATCTCTAGCACTTactttttaataataaatccagCGCCTtcaagcaacaaaaaaaaaacaaagaagccaAGTTCTTTTTTTATTAACCTCAAACTGCAGCTTATAAAATATGTGAAATGaagtataaatatttttatgctaTTTACGTGTAATTTAATCTTTTGTACATAAGATTACATATAATGACATTTAACTACCTTTAAGTTAACCTGAATACCTGATTGTGAATTTTTTTTACATCGTATAAAAGTTGAACTGAAAGAAAAATACGTGGAGGTAAATGGTAATAAAGTAAAATCTTGGCGGGGAATGGATAATAACAAAGAAACATGTAACGGTCTAACAGGCGCGCCTTTTTGATTAGCTTATCTTCAAGTGTCCTTGTTCTGTCCACACTCCCAtttcttctttcttattcttATCTTTCTCAATCAAAACCCTCAAAATTCACTCTCTTTCTCTTTtggtgaaatttttgaaaaatgcaAAGCCTAGCGCTCTCTTCTGAGAGCAGCTTTTTGTTTAGGTCTTCTGCTACTTTCCCTAATTTCTCCTCTGCTAACTCCCCTCTAATTGCTATTTCCAGGTAAATTTGATTTCTTTAGCTACCCTTTTATTCTTTTGTTAAAATTGGGCATGAATTGTTACTGTCTTaagttatattttcttttcttgattatctgaagttgttgtgttcttgtttATGGTCAGCATTTAGAAGGTTGTCCGCACAATTTTAATTGTGGACAGGCTATTAGCCTTTTTGTTAATCCTTTTCTCTGTCTTGATTTATGCAACCTGCCTCGTATAAACAATGTGTCCGGTCCAGCTTACATGCGTACTCTGCTCGCCGGGGCAGATGTAGGCTTTCGactacgggttcaattgaacccataactttgaATTTCGAGTCAAGAAAAAAATGGCTCGAATGGTACGATCCCTCCGTCACCCCAGAATGAAAGGGATGATCTCGTAGTTCTTGGACGCGGAATATAGATTTCTACGTAAAAACCTACTAAAAAAGGGcaacccggtgcactaagcttccgctatgcaCGGGGTCCAGGGAAggaccggaccacaagggtctattgtatgtaAAAACCTACTAAAATCTCAATAAATATTATGTTTTAATCCATATTAAATTTTAACAGTACAATACGTTAGATGCTaaacatctttaaatttaaatccTGTATGTCTGCCTGCCATAACCAGTGGCAAAAACACTTACAACCGAATGGTGGTATCGTATGTCTCTGCTTCACTGGAAAATTTAATTAAATTTACATATGTAAATAATATCTTTCGAAAAAATGTGTATACATACAATAGGCCCACAATGCTTGAAGTACATTGTAAAGTGAACATCAATTTTGAGGATAGGAAGAAAAACCTAAGAATCCCACAGCCCCTAGACCCAAACTATTCTACAAGTCGAATTGTGACAACAGGTAGTAAAAACTAAGAATTCCATAGCCTAAACCCAAGCTATTTTACAAGTCGAATTGTGACTATAGGTAGATATTGCTTGTCTGAATCCCCGCTTATCCACTTCAAGGCTTATGTAGATGAGAAGATATCACCTATCGCTTTCTGTctatgatgtgatttgaagaagATGTGAAAAATATCTTTGTAAATAGGTGGCAGTAAAACTTGAACAATGAGCATCTACGTACCATGTAAAATTGTGCAAACCACCTCATCTAGAGTTTAAACGGggcatttatattttttttggacaTTCAACATTCTGTTTTGGAATTATGATATCTAACGATTGTACTCTATTTTTCTATTGATTGGGTTGTTTACAGGTTTTCTAGGCGGCATTCCCTTAGCGTACATCATGGATGGTTTGAGGACTTGTCCaaggttttttcttttcttcatattGAATTGTTTCATATTTCGTTCCGTAAAACCAACATGGTTGTAAGGTGAATTGTTTCAGCCTAATTAATTGTTGTGTTGTAAGGGGTGAAAAATCAGCTGCAAATCAAATTAGTATAAGGGGATATTGTAATGTGTGGGAGAAGGCTTCAAAGAACTAAACATGGGAGGTTGAGATACTGAAATTTCAGCCCCAGTTGTGCAGAGAATTATGATATGCATTTCCCTGGAAAGCATTTCATATAAGCCAAATTCCTTTTCTGATATTTACTCATAGATTATAGACCCACcttctcttgagccgagggtctatcagaaatagcctctctatctcccaaggtaggggtaaggtctgcatacacattaccctccccagaccccacttgtgggattatactgggtatgttgttgttgttgttgtacacaTAGATTATAGACCCAGATTTAACACCCATACTGCTTTAACCATCAATTGTTTATCTAAGTCAACGAGATATATA includes the following:
- the LOC107782817 gene encoding dirigent protein-like, with protein sequence MASKLLFAFICILLLSISAQSYTRRVRAPCKEMVFYFHDIVYNGENYKNATSTIIGAPEWGNRTIMASPNNFGDLIVFDDPITLDNNLHSTPVGRAQGMYFYDQMDTFSSWLGFSFVFNNTDYKGSLNFAGHDPLMNKTRDISIIGGTGDFFMARGIATLSTDAFEGSVYFRLRVHIKLYECWKLL